The following coding sequences are from one Gemmobacter sp. 24YEA27 window:
- a CDS encoding type II toxin-antitoxin system VapC family toxin, with product MFLDSSVLMAILLQEPDAEDLVRQIMGSKKKPTTSPVVRYEVVVSLARSRSGGKKITPEDTELAAERYEELLKLLDCTEAMITPNVARQAVQAASTYGKVSGHPADLNMGDCFSYAMASAYKIPLLYKGNDFAKTDLG from the coding sequence ATGTTTCTCGACAGCTCTGTTTTGATGGCGATCCTTCTGCAGGAACCTGATGCCGAGGATCTGGTAAGGCAGATCATGGGGTCGAAGAAGAAGCCGACGACTTCGCCGGTCGTCCGGTATGAGGTTGTGGTATCGTTGGCGCGCAGCCGCAGCGGGGGGAAGAAAATCACGCCTGAAGACACAGAGCTGGCGGCAGAACGCTATGAGGAACTGCTGAAGCTACTGGACTGCACAGAGGCAATGATCACCCCTAACGTAGCCCGGCAGGCGGTACAGGCGGCATCCACCTATGGCAAGGTCTCGGGGCATCCTGCCGATCTGAACATGGGAGACTGTTTCAGCTATGCGATGGCATCGGCATACAAGATCCCGCTGCTTTACAAGGGCAATGATTTTGCGAAAACCGACTTGGGCTAA
- a CDS encoding type II toxin-antitoxin system VapB family antitoxin, with amino-acid sequence MPLYIRSEEVDTLAIKLSLMTGSTKTDAVKTALIDAIDRAKTKPAVLDQIASLQAKVKEDGFRAMPDQKAFDDEMSGGI; translated from the coding sequence ATGCCGCTCTACATCCGCAGTGAAGAGGTCGACACCCTCGCGATCAAGCTATCCCTCATGACCGGCAGCACGAAGACTGATGCGGTCAAGACAGCACTTATCGACGCCATAGACCGCGCGAAAACGAAGCCTGCCGTCCTCGATCAGATAGCATCCCTTCAGGCCAAGGTGAAGGAAGACGGGTTCCGGGCCATGCCCGACCAGAAGGCGTTTGACGATGAAATGTCGGGCGGAATCTGA
- a CDS encoding PAS domain-containing sensor histidine kinase, whose protein sequence is MYTEDLYRILRTGHVQLQGIVDTISDPLLVLDSALCVQAASRSFFSIFGVDRDETIGKGIYELGNGQWDIPDLRRLLTDVIPKASVIINYRVDHDFPTLGRRTMLLTARTLYHPDGANHTMLLSFADVTENVRSDVGKDLLFGEILHRMKNLLGVTESIARQMPVKGISAEEYRDAFLGRFRALVGAQQLAYSDDEDLGLEQMLERVLAPYMGGPARVVIEPGPPVDFGPRKTMTLCMVMHELATNSVKYGALSAPGGQVRIGWQVVDHGGVLKLTWAERGGPTVRTPETTGYGTKVIKAAIVYALGGTVEPSYAPDGLSIEVTIPLKESLSK, encoded by the coding sequence ATGTACACAGAAGATCTCTACCGCATCTTGCGGACGGGGCATGTCCAGCTGCAAGGCATCGTCGATACCATTTCAGACCCTTTGCTTGTGCTCGATTCCGCCCTCTGCGTGCAGGCGGCCAGCCGGTCCTTCTTCAGCATCTTTGGGGTGGACCGGGATGAAACGATCGGCAAAGGCATCTATGAACTCGGCAATGGTCAGTGGGATATACCAGACCTGCGGCGCCTGTTGACGGATGTCATTCCGAAAGCCTCGGTCATCATCAACTATCGTGTCGATCATGATTTCCCGACGCTCGGGCGCAGGACCATGCTGCTGACTGCGCGGACTTTGTATCATCCGGACGGCGCCAACCACACGATGCTGTTGTCGTTCGCTGATGTCACAGAGAACGTGCGCAGCGATGTTGGCAAAGACTTGCTGTTCGGCGAAATTCTTCACCGGATGAAGAACCTGCTCGGAGTGACAGAGTCGATAGCTCGGCAGATGCCAGTGAAGGGCATCTCCGCAGAAGAGTATCGTGATGCGTTCTTGGGCCGATTCCGTGCGCTCGTTGGAGCGCAGCAGCTTGCTTACTCCGACGACGAAGACCTCGGCCTCGAACAGATGCTGGAACGTGTCTTGGCCCCATACATGGGCGGACCAGCGAGGGTCGTCATCGAACCGGGTCCGCCAGTCGATTTCGGGCCTCGGAAGACAATGACGCTCTGCATGGTGATGCACGAGCTGGCAACAAATTCCGTCAAGTATGGCGCGCTGTCGGCGCCGGGCGGTCAAGTGCGGATCGGATGGCAGGTCGTCGACCACGGTGGAGTTCTGAAACTGACTTGGGCTGAGCGTGGGGGGCCGACTGTTAGGACTCCGGAGACCACAGGCTACGGCACCAAGGTCATTAAAGCTGCGATTGTTTACGCATTGGGCGGCACCGTGGAACCATCCTATGCTCCTGATGGTTTGAGCATCGAGGTGACGATTCCGCTCAAGGAAAGCCTGTCCAAGTAG